A window of Apium graveolens cultivar Ventura chromosome 8, ASM990537v1, whole genome shotgun sequence contains these coding sequences:
- the LOC141679544 gene encoding putative mitochondrial protein AtMg00310, with protein sequence MVSSNRWETFRYVKEKIWNRLQSWKGTTVSRGGKEILIKSVVQSIPSYVASVFLLPKKLCEDIEILMNRFWWLSNVEKNKGIRWMAWNKMCYPKKFGGMGFKRIQEFNVAMLGKQAWRILTQPHSFISRLLKSRYFPKCRFEEAILGNNPSYVWRV encoded by the coding sequence ATGGTTTCAAGCAACAGATGGGAAACGTTTAGATATGTGAAAGAGAAGATATGGAATAGACTTCAAAGCTGGAAAGGAACAACTGTTTCTAGAGGAGGGAAGGAAATTCTGATTAAGTCAGTAGTGCAATCGATTCCATCTTATGTTGCAAGTGTGTTTCTTCTTCCAAAAAAGTTATGTGAGGACATAGAGATTCTAATGAACAGGTTTTGGTGGTTGTCGAATGTAGAGAAGAATAAGGGGATTAGGTGGATGGCATGGAATAAAATGTGTTATCCAAAGAAATTTGGGGGGATGGGATTTAAACGCATTCAGGAGTTTAATGTGGCTATGCTAGGTAAGCAGGCTTGGAGAATTCTTACGCAACCTCACTCGTTTATTTCAAGACTATTGAAGTCTCGATATTTCCCAAAGTGTAGGTTTGAAGAGGCCATTTTAGGAAATAATCCGAGCTATGTTTGGCGTGTATAA